Proteins encoded within one genomic window of uncultured Fusobacterium sp.:
- a CDS encoding ABC transporter permease subunit: protein MKNKKHYAIVGGILLLLSIPVLGTLLYSISSVWEASILPEGFSIKWYGQLLGDMRFLIALKRSFVLSIVALGVTLFILIPSIVISAYYFPKILKLIELLSLLPFMIPAVVLAVGLMKVYSGLNITIFGIPIVIIGAYFSVGFPFIYRGVKNSLDALHLQRLVETVNILGGTNFDAFRYVILPNLKKGITSSSILTLAIFLGEFMFTNLLVGGRYETLQIYLYNMKGKSGHFTSAMVSLFFVFIFIVTLLTTNLDKIFKKKRGRR, encoded by the coding sequence ATGAAAAATAAGAAACATTATGCAATAGTAGGAGGAATATTACTTCTTCTTTCTATTCCAGTATTAGGAACATTATTATATTCTATAAGTTCTGTATGGGAAGCTAGTATATTACCAGAGGGATTTTCAATAAAATGGTATGGACAATTATTAGGTGATATGAGATTTTTAATAGCTTTAAAAAGGAGCTTTGTTTTATCTATTGTAGCTTTAGGAGTAACTTTATTTATTTTGATACCTTCAATTGTTATTTCAGCATATTATTTTCCTAAAATTTTGAAATTGATTGAACTTTTATCCTTACTTCCTTTTATGATACCAGCAGTTGTATTAGCTGTAGGACTTATGAAAGTTTATTCAGGATTGAATATAACTATATTTGGAATTCCAATAGTAATAATTGGAGCATATTTTTCAGTTGGATTTCCTTTTATTTATAGAGGAGTAAAAAATAGTTTAGATGCTCTACATTTACAAAGGTTAGTAGAAACTGTAAATATTTTAGGGGGAACAAATTTTGATGCTTTTAGATATGTAATCTTACCTAATTTAAAAAAAGGAATAACAAGTTCTAGTATATTGACATTAGCAATATTTTTAGGAGAGTTTATGTTTACTAACTTATTAGTAGGAGGAAGATATGAAACTCTTCAAATCTATCTATATAATATGAAAGGAAAAAGTGGACATTTTACTAGTGCAATGGTAAGTTTATTCTTTGTATTTATATTTATAGTTACATTATTAACAACAAATTTAGATAAAATTTTTAAGAAAAAAAGAGGTAGAAGATAA
- a CDS encoding ABC transporter permease subunit, whose amino-acid sequence MKENDKEKLKYGLFLIPLGLIVFFVLIIPIISVITGSLKEDGSNVYTLNNYIYILKSKFYRQGFFNSIRLSFISSILGILISFQLAYSISRLSQKIKNLVLLYSNMMSNFSGLPLAFAFIIILGANGAATLILKEFGITEFNIYSQGGLILVYTYFQIPLGTLLLYPAFDSLDERWKEACSLLGGSKKDYWLQIGLPILKSPILGTMIILFTNAMGAYATAYGIMTSNYNIIPIRIGALISGDVVLKPNLASTLAVFLVIIILFVFFINEKFIQKKKY is encoded by the coding sequence ATGAAAGAAAATGATAAAGAAAAATTAAAGTATGGATTATTTCTTATTCCATTAGGATTAATTGTGTTTTTTGTACTAATTATTCCTATAATTTCAGTAATTACTGGAAGTTTAAAAGAAGATGGATCAAATGTTTATACTTTAAATAATTATATATATATTCTTAAAAGCAAATTTTATAGACAGGGATTTTTTAATAGTATAAGATTATCTTTTATATCTTCAATTTTAGGAATTTTGATCTCTTTCCAATTAGCTTATTCAATAAGTAGATTGAGTCAAAAGATAAAAAACTTAGTCTTATTGTATTCTAATATGATGTCTAACTTTTCAGGATTACCATTAGCTTTTGCTTTTATAATAATTTTAGGAGCAAATGGAGCAGCTACTTTAATTTTAAAAGAGTTTGGAATAACAGAATTTAATATTTATTCTCAAGGAGGATTAATATTAGTATATACTTATTTCCAAATTCCTTTAGGAACACTTTTATTATACCCAGCTTTTGATAGCTTAGATGAAAGATGGAAAGAAGCATGTAGTTTACTAGGAGGAAGTAAAAAAGATTACTGGCTTCAAATAGGGTTACCAATTTTAAAATCTCCAATTTTAGGAACAATGATTATTCTATTTACTAATGCTATGGGAGCTTATGCAACAGCTTATGGAATAATGACTTCAAACTATAATATTATTCCAATAAGAATAGGAGCTTTAATTTCAGGAGATGTGGTACTAAAACCTAATTTAGCTTCTACATTAGCTGTATTTTTAGTTATAATCATACTCTTTGTATTCTTTATAAATGAAAAATTTATTCAGAAGAAAAAATATTAA
- a CDS encoding ABC transporter ATP-binding protein produces the protein MKFVEIKNLVKTFGGTQVLKNINISIEEGEFVTLLGPSGCGKSTLLRCLAGLNSIDSGTIYVDGKDITDIEPRNRGIGMVFQNYALFPNMTVWENIEFGLKIKKEKDYDERIKDMIKMVGLEGKEDHYPSELSGGQQQRVAFARSLITKPTILLLDESLSALDAKIRKSLREKLREIQKKLNITTIFVTHDQEEALAISDRIFVLNKGEVSQSGVPETIYTNPANEFMVDFIGSYNIFKGEEAKKVLDLDEKMVAIRPESIYVREEGRNYIEDNFYSIKAKIVDRIIIGNVIRYTVEKNGVRFIVDMLNRGENKLYGVNSEVELMFMKKEIKLY, from the coding sequence ATGAAATTTGTAGAAATAAAAAATCTTGTGAAAACATTTGGAGGAACACAAGTATTAAAGAATATAAATATCAGCATAGAAGAGGGAGAGTTTGTAACATTATTAGGACCTTCAGGGTGTGGAAAAAGTACACTTTTAAGATGTTTAGCAGGGCTTAACTCAATAGATAGTGGAACTATCTATGTAGATGGAAAAGATATAACAGATATTGAACCAAGAAATAGGGGAATTGGAATGGTTTTCCAAAACTATGCTCTTTTCCCAAATATGACAGTATGGGAGAATATTGAATTTGGTTTAAAAATAAAAAAAGAAAAAGATTATGATGAGAGAATAAAAGATATGATAAAAATGGTTGGTTTGGAAGGAAAGGAAGACCATTATCCTTCTGAATTATCTGGGGGACAACAGCAAAGGGTTGCATTTGCTAGATCTTTAATTACAAAGCCAACAATTTTATTACTAGATGAATCATTATCAGCATTAGATGCTAAGATAAGAAAAAGCTTAAGAGAGAAATTGAGAGAGATACAGAAAAAATTAAATATTACAACAATTTTTGTAACTCACGATCAAGAGGAAGCATTAGCAATATCTGATAGAATATTTGTATTAAATAAAGGAGAGGTATCTCAATCAGGAGTTCCTGAAACTATATATACAAATCCAGCAAATGAATTTATGGTAGATTTTATAGGAAGTTATAATATATTTAAAGGAGAAGAGGCTAAGAAAGTTTTAGATTTAGATGAAAAGATGGTAGCTATTCGTCCAGAGTCAATATATGTAAGAGAAGAGGGAAGAAATTATATAGAGGATAACTTCTATAGTATAAAAGCTAAGATAGTAGATAGAATCATTATTGGAAATGTTATTAGATACACAGTTGAAAAAAATGGAGTTCGTTTTATAGTAGATATGTTAAATAGAGGAGAAAATAAACTTTATGGTGTAAATAGTGAAGTTGAATTAATGTTTATGAAAAAAGAGATTAAGTTATATTAA
- a CDS encoding alkaline phosphatase family protein: protein MKKLIFILLDGLSNKQSGVMGYMQALVNCKIAKKGRVSSEMPSLSRPLYETLLTGKTPVEHGVVNNKICRLSKEESIFSLCKKNNLKTGASAYYWVSELYNIAPFDKVRDTFTENKNLNIQYGHFYTLDHYPDENVFLSGEYIRRKWDPDFLMIHPMNIDDEGHKFGVDSSEYRNAIRNVDSIMSNYIPQWIEEGYTIIVTSDHGMSYDGNHSGIAEEEAFVPLWLINDKSGIELSDSIPQIEVNKMMRKILDIK from the coding sequence ATGAAAAAATTAATATTTATACTTTTAGATGGACTTAGTAATAAACAAAGTGGTGTAATGGGATATATGCAAGCTCTTGTAAATTGTAAAATAGCAAAAAAAGGGAGGGTATCTTCAGAGATGCCCTCTCTTTCAAGACCGCTATATGAAACTTTACTTACAGGAAAAACACCAGTAGAACATGGAGTAGTTAACAATAAAATATGTAGACTTTCAAAAGAGGAGAGTATCTTCTCTTTATGTAAAAAAAATAATTTAAAAACAGGAGCTTCAGCTTATTATTGGGTAAGTGAATTGTATAATATAGCTCCATTTGATAAAGTAAGAGATACTTTTACTGAAAATAAAAATTTAAATATACAATATGGACATTTTTATACTTTAGATCATTATCCAGATGAAAATGTATTTTTAAGTGGAGAGTATATAAGAAGAAAATGGGATCCAGATTTTTTAATGATTCATCCAATGAATATAGATGATGAAGGGCATAAATTTGGTGTAGATAGTTCAGAGTACAGAAATGCTATTAGAAATGTAGATTCTATCATGTCAAATTATATCCCTCAATGGATAGAAGAAGGATATACAATTATTGTAACTTCAGATCATGGAATGAGTTATGATGGAAATCATAGTGGAATAGCTGAAGAAGAGGCTTTTGTTCCTCTATGGTTGATAAATGATAAAAGTGGAATTGAATTAAGTGATTCTATTCCTCAAATAGAAGTAAATAAGATGATGAGAAAAATATTAGATATAAAATAG
- the ppk1 gene encoding polyphosphate kinase 1 translates to MEIKEKKLYFDNREFSWLKFNERVLEEAEESSGNPILERIKFISIFTSNLDEFFMVRVGTLTDYQKYFKEYVDSRTNLTLQEQLSEIYKRSANLYMKRDEVYKEVLDSLKEKGIKIIKLAELDDEKKKKVSKYYKKNILPILSPQIIDVWHPFPFLQNKKLYVAVELEKKKEKKLVGIIPVPVKVNRLLEVEGMENTFLLLEDIIEYFCEEIFSMYKVLDSTVISITRNADIDTDYDMSFDENVDYRQFMKKLIKNRSKLSPVRLEFQKEMSKFFTRYFLKSLNLEDEQLFISKTPLDLSFSFTLENIIKLENKADLSFSIFKPKENLELNKNLALADLLFEKDLLLFYPFESMKPFLSLLKQASEDERVQSIKITLYRISKDSKLANYLIAAAENGKDVTILMELRARFDEENNIEWAQKFQEAGCRVIYGADKYKVHSKICQITYKTEEGFKYITQVGTGNYNEKTTKIYTDFSIITSDKVIGVDADKFFKNMAINNLAGKYEKLWVAPTSFKENVLKGIEEEIEKSKRGEKGLITIKCNSFTDKDVMKALICASQNNVEINLIVRGICCIIPKVEGFTENIKVVSIVGRFLEHSRIYSFGQGDEQKLYISSGDMMTRNTENRVEICCPIEDRIIKQKINSIVDIILKDNVKSRELEKDGVYRYRHIGEEPVNSQEIFMIESETF, encoded by the coding sequence TTGGAAATTAAAGAAAAAAAATTGTATTTTGATAACAGAGAATTTTCTTGGTTAAAATTTAATGAAAGAGTTTTAGAAGAAGCTGAAGAAAGTAGCGGAAATCCTATTTTAGAAAGAATTAAATTTATTTCAATATTTACAAGTAATTTAGATGAATTCTTTATGGTAAGAGTAGGAACACTTACAGACTATCAGAAATATTTTAAAGAATATGTAGATAGTAGAACTAATTTAACACTTCAAGAGCAATTGAGTGAAATATATAAAAGAAGTGCTAATTTATATATGAAGCGTGATGAGGTTTATAAAGAAGTTTTAGATTCTTTAAAAGAAAAAGGAATAAAGATAATAAAATTAGCTGAACTTGATGATGAAAAAAAGAAAAAAGTATCAAAGTATTATAAGAAAAATATTTTACCAATACTGTCTCCTCAAATAATAGATGTATGGCATCCTTTTCCATTTTTACAAAATAAAAAGTTATATGTAGCAGTGGAATTAGAAAAGAAAAAAGAGAAAAAATTAGTAGGAATAATTCCTGTACCTGTAAAAGTAAATAGATTATTAGAAGTAGAGGGAATGGAAAATACATTTTTATTACTAGAGGATATTATAGAATATTTTTGTGAAGAGATATTCTCAATGTATAAAGTCCTAGATTCCACAGTTATTTCGATAACTAGAAATGCTGATATAGATACAGATTATGATATGAGTTTTGATGAAAATGTTGATTATAGACAATTTATGAAAAAATTAATAAAAAATCGTTCTAAACTGTCTCCAGTTCGTTTAGAATTTCAAAAAGAGATGAGTAAGTTTTTTACTAGATATTTTTTAAAAAGTTTAAATTTGGAAGATGAACAACTTTTTATCTCAAAAACTCCTTTAGATTTAAGTTTTAGCTTTACCTTAGAAAATATAATAAAGTTAGAAAATAAAGCTGATCTTTCATTTTCTATATTTAAACCAAAAGAAAATTTAGAATTAAATAAAAATTTAGCTCTAGCAGATCTTCTATTTGAAAAAGATTTACTTCTTTTCTATCCTTTTGAAAGTATGAAACCTTTTCTAAGTCTTTTAAAACAGGCTTCTGAGGATGAGAGGGTACAAAGTATAAAAATAACTTTATATAGAATATCTAAAGATTCAAAGTTAGCAAATTATTTAATAGCTGCAGCAGAAAATGGGAAAGATGTAACAATACTTATGGAGTTAAGAGCAAGATTTGACGAAGAAAATAATATAGAATGGGCTCAAAAGTTTCAAGAAGCAGGATGTAGAGTTATATACGGAGCAGATAAATATAAAGTGCACTCTAAAATTTGCCAAATAACTTATAAGACAGAGGAAGGGTTTAAATATATAACACAAGTTGGAACAGGAAATTATAATGAAAAAACAACTAAAATATATACAGATTTTTCAATTATTACTTCAGATAAAGTAATAGGTGTAGATGCAGATAAATTTTTCAAAAATATGGCTATAAATAATTTAGCTGGAAAATATGAGAAGTTATGGGTAGCTCCTACGAGCTTTAAAGAAAATGTATTAAAAGGAATAGAAGAGGAGATAGAAAAATCTAAAAGGGGAGAAAAGGGATTAATAACTATAAAGTGTAACTCTTTTACAGACAAAGATGTTATGAAAGCTTTAATTTGTGCTTCTCAAAATAATGTAGAAATAAATTTAATAGTTAGAGGAATTTGTTGCATAATTCCAAAAGTAGAGGGATTTACTGAAAATATAAAGGTTGTAAGCATAGTAGGAAGATTTTTAGAACACTCTAGAATATACTCTTTTGGTCAAGGAGATGAACAGAAATTATATATCTCTTCTGGAGATATGATGACTAGAAATACTGAAAATAGAGTTGAAATCTGTTGCCCAATTGAAGATAGAATAATTAAACAAAAAATAAATAGTATAGTGGATATAATTTTAAAAGATAATGTAAAAAGTAGAGAGTTAGAAAAAGATGGAGTATATAGATATAGACATATAGGGGAAGAGCCTGTAAATTCTCAAGAGATTTTTATGATAGAGAGTGAAACCTTTTAA
- a CDS encoding GNAT family N-acetyltransferase yields the protein MNFRKATKEDIESILEIISHAKEYMKKNGLTQWNENYPNREIIVKDIENEIGYVLIKDFLIRGYLVIDFAEDEIYKNINGAWKSSNKYVSIHRCALHKDLRGKGYGNSLFKFAEDLALKKEIYSLRIDTAPNNLVMKHLFEKNGFEYCGIVYIDGEKIAYEKVLKK from the coding sequence ATGAATTTTAGAAAAGCCACAAAAGAGGATATAGAAAGTATTTTAGAGATAATATCTCACGCTAAAGAATATATGAAAAAAAATGGTCTTACTCAATGGAATGAAAACTATCCAAATAGGGAGATTATTGTTAAAGATATAGAAAATGAGATAGGATATGTATTAATAAAAGATTTTTTGATAAGAGGATATTTGGTTATAGATTTTGCTGAAGATGAAATATATAAAAATATAAATGGAGCTTGGAAATCTTCTAATAAATATGTTTCTATTCATAGATGTGCTCTTCATAAAGATTTACGTGGTAAGGGATACGGAAATTCTCTTTTCAAGTTTGCTGAAGATTTAGCACTAAAAAAAGAAATATATAGTTTAAGAATTGACACTGCTCCAAATAATTTAGTTATGAAGCATCTTTTTGAAAAAAATGGATTTGAGTATTGTGGAATTGTTTATATTGACGGAGAAAAGATTGCTTATGAAAAAGTTTTAAAGAAATAG
- a CDS encoding extracellular solute-binding protein: protein MNFKKVMLGVFAIGLLGGCGNEKKEEVKVATETPMTLEQIIEAAKKEGEVNSVGMPDAWANWKGTWADLKEKYGLNHVDTDMSSAEEIAKFKAEGENATADIGDIGYEFGTIAKSQNVTLPYKPSTWEEIPQWAKDPDGHWVLGYTGTIAFIVNKDLVTKIPTSWKELKESDAKVTVGAVGIASQATNSVLAAAFALGGDEGNIQPAIEYFADLAEEGRLLVNDPSIATLEKGEVEVGLVWDFNGLNYRDQIDRNKFEVLIPSDGSLTSGYATIINKYAKNPNAAKLTREFILSDEGQINLAIGYAKPIRTNVHLPEDVKAKLLPNEQYKNARPVTDFDKWKKTSENISQLWQEEVVFKLN from the coding sequence ATGAATTTTAAGAAAGTAATGTTAGGAGTATTTGCAATAGGATTATTAGGAGGATGTGGAAATGAGAAAAAAGAGGAAGTAAAAGTAGCAACAGAAACTCCAATGACTTTAGAGCAAATAATAGAAGCAGCCAAAAAAGAGGGAGAGGTAAATAGTGTTGGAATGCCTGATGCTTGGGCAAACTGGAAGGGAACTTGGGCAGATTTAAAAGAAAAATATGGATTAAATCATGTGGATACAGATATGTCTAGTGCTGAAGAAATTGCAAAATTTAAAGCTGAAGGAGAAAATGCTACAGCAGATATAGGTGATATTGGTTATGAGTTTGGAACAATAGCAAAATCTCAAAATGTAACTTTACCATATAAACCAAGTACTTGGGAGGAAATTCCACAATGGGCAAAAGATCCAGATGGACACTGGGTATTAGGATATACAGGAACAATTGCTTTTATTGTAAATAAAGATTTAGTTACAAAAATTCCAACTTCATGGAAAGAATTAAAAGAAAGTGATGCTAAAGTAACAGTAGGAGCAGTAGGAATAGCTTCTCAAGCTACAAACTCAGTTTTAGCAGCAGCTTTTGCCTTAGGTGGAGATGAAGGAAATATCCAACCAGCAATAGAATATTTTGCTGATTTAGCTGAAGAGGGAAGACTTTTAGTAAATGACCCTTCAATTGCTACTTTAGAAAAAGGAGAGGTTGAAGTAGGATTAGTTTGGGATTTTAATGGATTAAACTATAGAGATCAAATAGATAGAAATAAATTTGAAGTATTAATACCTTCTGACGGCTCTTTAACAAGTGGATATGCAACAATAATTAATAAATATGCTAAAAATCCAAATGCAGCTAAATTAACTAGAGAATTTATTTTAAGTGATGAAGGACAAATTAATTTAGCAATTGGATATGCAAAACCTATTAGAACAAATGTTCATTTACCAGAAGATGTTAAAGCTAAACTTTTACCAAATGAGCAATATAAAAATGCAAGACCAGTTACAGATTTTGATAAATGGAAAAAAACTTCTGAAAATATCTCTCAACTTTGGCAAGAAGAGGTTGTTTTCAAATTAAATTAA
- a CDS encoding alkaline phosphatase translates to MLSRKKVMLAGMALMAATSFAQAKYVFYFIGDGMGAGQRQITEEFKKGVLKKDEKLLLNSLPFAGITTTYSANTLITDSAAAGTALATGHKTNNGYIAKDVNGNNLQTLLELAQDKGMATGLVSTTRITHATPAVFAAHNLDRDDENGIAEDYVNSNVDYFAGGGYRHFVGKDSGLTSKRKDNRDLVKEFEAKGYKTFIGEDSTKSFEKWTPKDGEKVFAAFRASHMPYTVDDIDEKLPTLSEMTEKGIELLSQDEEGFFMMVEGGRIDHASHAQDVVGTIYDTLAFDEAIKSAYEFYQKHPQETLIVVAADHETGGMGLGFGNNYFMNLEELKGVKVSIEDTLQKAYTGNRDEYFKYIAKNMGLDDLTDKEKESILKAMDLEDNKVDTTELYAEYSPTAITVAHILSERAGMQWTTFAHTGTQVPLAAIGADSNKFTGFKDNTDVAKLIAESMGKKIK, encoded by the coding sequence ATGTTAAGTAGAAAAAAAGTGATGTTAGCAGGAATGGCTTTAATGGCAGCAACAAGTTTTGCACAAGCAAAATATGTATTCTATTTTATAGGAGATGGAATGGGAGCTGGACAAAGACAAATTACAGAAGAGTTTAAAAAAGGAGTATTAAAAAAAGATGAAAAATTATTATTAAACTCTTTACCATTTGCTGGAATAACAACAACATATTCAGCAAATACTTTAATAACAGACTCAGCAGCAGCAGGAACAGCTTTAGCTACTGGACATAAAACAAATAATGGATATATAGCTAAAGATGTAAATGGAAATAATCTTCAAACTTTATTAGAATTAGCTCAAGATAAAGGAATGGCAACAGGACTTGTTTCTACAACTAGAATAACTCATGCTACTCCAGCTGTGTTCGCAGCTCATAATTTAGATAGAGATGATGAAAATGGAATAGCTGAAGACTATGTAAATAGTAATGTAGATTATTTTGCAGGTGGAGGATATAGACACTTTGTAGGAAAAGATAGTGGACTTACAAGTAAAAGAAAAGATAATAGAGATTTAGTAAAAGAGTTTGAAGCTAAAGGATATAAAACATTTATAGGAGAAGACTCTACTAAATCATTTGAAAAATGGACTCCAAAAGATGGAGAAAAAGTGTTTGCAGCTTTTAGAGCTTCACATATGCCATATACAGTAGATGACATAGATGAAAAACTTCCTACTTTAAGTGAAATGACAGAAAAAGGAATAGAATTACTATCACAAGATGAAGAAGGATTCTTTATGATGGTAGAAGGTGGAAGAATTGACCATGCTTCTCATGCTCAAGACGTAGTAGGAACAATATATGATACACTAGCTTTTGATGAAGCTATAAAATCAGCATATGAATTTTATCAAAAACACCCTCAGGAAACATTAATAGTTGTAGCAGCTGACCATGAAACTGGTGGAATGGGATTAGGATTTGGAAATAATTACTTCATGAATTTAGAAGAATTAAAAGGTGTAAAAGTTTCTATAGAAGATACTTTACAAAAAGCATATACAGGAAATAGAGATGAATATTTTAAATATATAGCTAAAAATATGGGATTAGATGATTTAACAGATAAAGAAAAAGAAAGTATTTTAAAAGCTATGGATTTAGAAGATAATAAAGTAGATACAACTGAACTTTATGCTGAATATAGTCCAACAGCTATTACAGTTGCTCATATACTTTCAGAAAGAGCAGGAATGCAATGGACAACATTTGCACATACAGGAACTCAAGTACCTTTAGCTGCTATAGGAGCAGATTCAAATAAATTTACAGGATTTAAAGATAATACTGATGTAGCTAAATTAATAGCTGAAAGTATGGGTAAAAAAATAAAATAA
- a CDS encoding YibE/F family protein, with product MKKIGIIITIIFLALLVFSGKLEGYIFKNENIGRVLVVDNSNAIVQGVSKIGSQALTVEVLTGKNKGEILEINNLLNGSMEYDEFYEKNDKVLMYVMENEGKLVGKVLSLLRIDKIIGLGLIFITLLLVYARKVGFQSLLSFVGSVIIIWEFLIPALKEGDNIFLITIVTLILLSALIIFLVAGFTRKGFTAFLGTMSGLFTTASLTFLFGDIFRIDGMSQPFAQSVIFSSAMRIDILKIFYAAIVIGASGAAMDIAMDMSATIEELKYHNPKLNRKELVRSGFNVGRSVIGTMTTTLLLAYSGGFLTLMILFLERDMTLLQILNMKMITSEIIKIIIGSIGLTVVAPMTTYIGAFIYSLKEEKLLSLKESFSLKRVMSSIIK from the coding sequence TTGAAAAAAATAGGGATTATTATAACAATAATCTTCCTAGCCCTTCTAGTTTTTTCTGGAAAACTAGAAGGGTATATTTTTAAAAATGAAAATATAGGAAGAGTTTTAGTAGTAGATAATAGTAATGCAATAGTTCAAGGAGTATCAAAAATTGGAAGTCAAGCTTTAACTGTTGAAGTTCTTACTGGAAAAAATAAGGGAGAGATTTTAGAAATAAATAATCTGTTAAATGGAAGTATGGAATATGATGAATTTTATGAAAAAAATGATAAAGTTCTCATGTATGTAATGGAAAATGAGGGGAAGTTAGTAGGAAAAGTTTTATCTCTTCTAAGAATTGATAAAATTATAGGATTAGGTTTGATTTTTATAACTTTATTATTGGTATATGCAAGAAAAGTTGGATTTCAATCTCTATTATCTTTTGTAGGAAGTGTAATAATAATTTGGGAGTTTTTAATACCAGCTTTAAAAGAGGGAGATAATATATTTTTAATAACTATTGTCACTTTAATCCTTTTATCAGCTTTAATTATCTTCTTAGTAGCAGGTTTTACAAGAAAAGGTTTTACAGCTTTTTTAGGAACAATGTCAGGACTTTTTACAACAGCTAGTTTAACATTTTTATTTGGAGATATTTTTAGAATAGATGGAATGAGTCAACCTTTTGCTCAAAGTGTTATATTTTCTAGTGCTATGAGAATTGATATACTAAAGATATTTTATGCTGCTATTGTAATTGGAGCTAGTGGAGCTGCTATGGATATAGCAATGGATATGTCAGCTACTATTGAAGAATTAAAATATCATAATCCAAAACTTAATAGAAAAGAGTTGGTTAGATCAGGTTTTAATGTTGGAAGATCAGTTATAGGAACAATGACAACAACACTTTTATTAGCTTATTCAGGTGGATTTTTGACACTTATGATACTGTTTTTAGAAAGAGATATGACACTTTTACAAATTTTAAATATGAAAATGATAACTTCTGAGATTATTAAAATAATAATAGGAAGTATAGGATTAACAGTTGTTGCTCCAATGACAACATATATAGGAGCATTTATCTACTCTTTAAAAGAAGAAAAATTATTAAGCTTAAAGGAAAGTTTTTCTTTAAAAAGAGTGATGAGTAGCATTATAAAATAA
- a CDS encoding histidinol-phosphatase HisJ family protein: MYRSDSHVHSEFSGDSKEKLEKIIEKAKELKMDEITITDHLDLDFPMKPNIFTLDLEKYIERLKELREREKELQIKIGIEIGLQPTLVDRYNSIFENKDIDFIIGSSHAISGKDVATKDFFLGKEKNEAHREYFLEVLKNIDLFPEISVYGHLDFINRYGVGVYKDYKDLDYILHQDIIDEILKKLISKNIGIEVNTSGLRYGLKNFHPHINILKRYKKFGGEIITIGSDSHRSEDIMKDFDIVKKLLKELGFNSYCTFKNKKIEYRDLDI; encoded by the coding sequence ATGTATAGATCAGATTCACATGTACATAGTGAATTTTCTGGAGATTCTAAAGAAAAATTAGAAAAAATTATTGAAAAAGCAAAAGAGTTAAAAATGGATGAAATAACAATAACAGATCATTTAGACTTAGATTTTCCAATGAAACCAAATATTTTTACTTTAGATCTAGAAAAGTATATTGAAAGATTAAAAGAATTAAGAGAAAGAGAAAAAGAGTTACAAATAAAGATAGGAATAGAAATAGGATTACAACCTACACTTGTAGATAGATACAATTCTATTTTTGAAAATAAAGATATAGATTTTATAATAGGTTCATCTCATGCTATATCAGGAAAAGATGTTGCAACTAAAGATTTCTTTTTAGGAAAAGAAAAAAATGAAGCACATAGAGAGTATTTTTTAGAAGTTTTGAAAAATATAGATTTGTTTCCTGAAATATCAGTTTATGGACACTTAGATTTTATAAATAGATATGGAGTTGGAGTTTATAAAGATTATAAAGATTTAGATTATATTTTACATCAAGATATTATTGATGAAATTTTAAAAAAATTAATTTCTAAAAATATAGGGATTGAAGTAAATACTTCTGGATTGAGATATGGATTAAAAAATTTTCATCCCCATATAAATATTTTAAAAAGATATAAAAAGTTTGGAGGAGAGATAATTACAATTGGTTCAGATTCACATAGATCAGAAGATATTATGAAAGATTTTGATATAGTAAAAAAATTATTAAAAGAATTAGGGTTCAATTCTTATTGTACATTTAAAAATAAAAAGATTGAATATAGAGATTTAGATATTTAA